In the genome of Cryptomeria japonica chromosome 8, Sugi_1.0, whole genome shotgun sequence, one region contains:
- the LOC131067087 gene encoding uncharacterized protein LOC131067087 isoform X1, whose amino-acid sequence MCQRPLINVLVSCPEGVVFFKVIDTMNHKKTSEYIFQILEEAILDVGVENVVQVVTDSAANCVGAGRLIVEKYPQIYWSPCAAHCLNLLLHDLAKFTWVNEAIHRGRAIANFIRNHCLTLSIYRQHASKELLRPCETRFASYYITLKRVVEEKAALRSVICSNQWEISVLSKGPKGKNIEQIILNNNFWESAAKVLLVCEPIVDVLRMVDGDTPCLGMLYESMDRCKESIKKALNNEEAEYMQIWETVDCKWKMMHTPLHAAACFLEPKLFAIDRRGDNEIMAGLYQAISRYVPDPEIAALIKDQSWQYKRGEGMFGGAEAKYDSPHMPGYRWWIAYGSSAPELQEFAIRILSQGASSSACERNWSCFDHIHSKKRNKLLTRKLGDLVYVSSNLKLLMNKSAKNTSLEQTLEGLVMPDADEPDFADDELSSDTDDDDLASQPSALDDLELF is encoded by the coding sequence atgtgtcaaaggccattgattaatgttttggtgtcttgtcctgaaggtgttgtgttttttaaagtcattgacaccatgaaccacaaaaaaacttcagagtatatttttcaaatattagaggaagccattcttgaCGTAGGGGTGGAAAATGTTGTTCAAGTGGTAACTGATAGTGCAGCAAATTGTGTGGGAGCTGGGAGGCTGATTGTAGAGAAGTACCCACAGatatattggagcccatgtgcagcccattgtctcaatttgttgcttcatgacttgGCTAAATTCACATGGGTAAATGAAGCTATTCACAGAGGGAGGGCAATTGCAAATTTCATACGGAATCATTGTCTCACATTGAGTATTTATAGGCAGCATGCATCAAAGGAATTGTTGAGGCCTTGTGAAACAAGATTTGCTTCatattatatcactttgaaaagagtggttGAAGAAAAAGCAGCTTTGAGATCTGTTATTTGTTCCAATCAGTGGGAAATTTCAGTGCTTTCTAAAGGCCCTAAGgggaagaacatagagcaaatcatcctaaacaacaatttctgggaaagtgcagcaaaagttttgcttgtatgtgaaccaattgttgatgtgcttcgtatggttgatggtgacaccccttgccttggcatgctttatgaaagcatggaccgGTGTAAGGAATCTATTAAAAAAGCACTAAATAATGAAGAAGCAGAATATATGCAGATATGGGAGACAGTTGATTGCAAatggaaaatgatgcacacacctttacatgCAGCAGCTTGCTTTTTGGAGCCTAAGTTGTTTGCTATTGATAGAAGGGGTGACAATGAAATCATGGCAGGGCTTTACCAAGCCATTAGCAGGTATGTACCAGATCCAGAAATTGCAGCACTAATCAAAGATCAAAGTTGGCAATATAAGAGAGGAGAAGGGATGTTTGGAGGGGCAGAAGCCAAATATGACTCGCCACATATGCCTGGATATAGATGGTGGATCGCTTATGGATCATCAGCTCCTGAACTGCAAGAGTTTGCTATTCGAATTTTGAGTCAGGGAGcaagttcatcagcttgtgagaggaactggagttgctttgaccacatccattccaaaaagaggaacaaattgttgactagaaagttgggagatcttgtctatgtTAGCAGCAATTTGAAATTGCTGATGAACAAATCAGCAAAGAACACTTCTTTAGAACAAACTCTTGAAGGCTTAGTAATGCCAGATGCAGATGAGCCTGACTTTGCAGATGATGAATTGAGTAgtgatacagatgatgatgatttggcatcccaaccaagtgctcttgatgacttagagTTATTTTAA